The DNA segment TTGTTTAGTCGGTTGTTAGTGCCTTCCACAAACGAACTACTATTTGCTAACTTATGTATTAATATTATAGGCGGGGCCAGTATTATCGCCTATAATTAAGGTAGATATTTCCCATTAAAGACActattttcatttactttacaACTATGGCAGACTTTAACCacctgggctgaaattttccataccaAATGTCTGCCTCagtctgttttttctttcttttctttttagccaAAACAGTTCACCTGTTTCCAAGAATAAGGTTAGAGAAAAGtaaattgttttgcccatgttaaattctagttaccttttttaaaaaagctctaaTGTGTCCATGTTTTAGAACAGAGACCTGAAATTTGGCAagaggtggcctttgtgtcagggatgtgccttttgctatctCCATGGAAATCTGCCCAGATTTGGCCAAGTCATAAacctttgagaaactgccattAACACATGCTCCCTAGAAACTGGATCTGCCCCAGTCCAGGCTGAGCAGAACTTTCCCTGTAACTGTGGCTCTGGATTGCTTTGAAGCATGGTGGGTCCAGGCACttgaactgagagcaggaagactgtctctccctgtttcTCAGTGAGATCTGGGTTGGGAGTGCTCTCCCACAGGACCCACTTGAGATATGAGAgaagcaggggccaggctgttttcaCCTCCTGGAGCAAACAATAGGGGATGTGCAGGGTGAGAGACAATCTGCAGCCGATCCCTGATCATCaagccagagctcttgacccagctGACTTGGGTGAAGGAGGCCACACAACAGATGGCTTCGCAGGACTGAATGAACTCCAGGTCCTGGGCCACAAGGATCATGTTATATGCTGACAGGACTCCCTTCAAGTTTGGCTTTTGAAGCACATACCCCATCATCCTCTTGTAGAGAAGATGGTGGAAGTGCTTAGAACCAATGGCAAACCATTGGCCATTCAGCAAGCAGCCCTGACAGACCTCTTGACCAAAGGTAACGGGCTTGGTCAGGGCCCAGTTGAGCTTAACCAGGCACTCCACAGAGGTGCATAGTACCTGGAGGAACCTCCCCAAAGCGGGGACCAAAGCCAAACACCCACAAAGTAAGCAGCAAACTGGGCTGGTGggcaggcagagggaggaaaAGGAGGCCCACCAGTCCAATGTgaactgaagggaaaaaggagaagAAAGTCCCAGGGGGTCACGTGCACTTGCGTGTGCTTACATTGAAGGCAATGATACCACTGTAGCCCCAGGGTGGGTGGAGGaaggcagtctggtggccagcaggagtgGTAGGGGTATGGATTGGGTGGAGGAAGGGCTCCATTCCACTCCCCGCCCACCTCCACAGCAGTAACAGCAAAACCCACACAGCCGCAACACcaggagcaggaacaggaagTCCTATCCAGAAATCACAAGTGTGTACTATTTATAGTACTAGGACAGGCAGATCTAGGCCCACCCATATCTTAAAGAGCTTGTCCTTCAATTAAGGATGAGGACCCACTAAGTCCAGGATACAATTGATTGCTGCAGATAACAGAGGAGAAAACAGGATCTAGAGTGAGGTTAAAGATttgaaaatcagggaaccagaaggggaccccaagcagagaacccaggaCAGCACCCAGAGCTTCTCCGAGGCGTCCAGGGAGTAAGTAaatgctgcccagaggaactctgcccagaaaCGTGAGTTGACAAGGGACCAGAAATGGGCCTCAGAGTCACAGAGTAGCCTCCCATCCAATTTTCTTCTCCTGGAGTGATGGGTGGTCAttttggccagtgccaggaggaggaTGACATGGAGGTCCTGCAATTCTGTGGGGGAACGGATGGGGTGTACAAgaatcaggaggtgtgggggtaaAGTGCAGCCAGAATTTCAGTAAGATGTTctggaagaggggctgcaacGTGACACACTTTTACAGCAGCTCAGGTGTCAAAAAGGCAGTTTTGACCACAAGATGATGGTCTGAGAAGGGGGCAGGCCTGATGGTGGAGGAGTGGGCATGCAATGTGTGAAATTGAGACATGTAAGTGTTGTCTAACCAGGAGTGGTACAATCAAGTGTCCTCCACCTAAACATAAGTGAAGGTGGTGGAGAGGTCCAGGTGGCGGTCACGTCAACCTCTCTCGTGGACATCTGACAATCCCTGAAGATGTCTGCGACAGCCTGGCATTCTCTATTCTGAGGCAGTCCCATACAGCCAAGGAGGTGTTAAAATCCCCTCCTAGGTCCAGGCACTCACAGGGATCCAAGGTGCCAAGCAGACGCCCGCTGATAGAATTGCACGCACTCTGGGCTCAATTCTTGGAGCATAGATGTTGACAAGATAGAGGATCAGCCCCTCCATGTGGACCCAGAGGTGCAGCAGGTGACCCGCAGAACCTTGGCAACTCCCAATACCTCCAGCTGTAGGTCTGGGGAGAATGGGGGGCTGTGGCTACCTGGGCGTTTGCTCTGTGGACTGAAAGGCAGATGCCCCCAGAGCTGGTGAAAGGGACAGTAGATGAAGGGGGAGCCAGGGCCATTGGTAGGGCTGTaccagaagcagctgctgccatgGAAGGAGCCTTCCAGGGTGGACTCTTGCTCTTTTTCTTGCCAGGGCCCATCTTGCTGACTGAGAGGGCCCTATTGGTGGTGGTGATAGTTCTGGCGATGGACTCCCTGCTTGTGCTTTTTGCCACTGCCCTGGTGGGGATGCTGTTGACACCAGGAGAGGTGTTGGCAGTAGATGCGGAGGCAGAGAGGATATTACAAGGGGGACCATGCAAAACAGGGCAGTGAACTACAAGgtgtgtgctgggggggcgggaggggagctgGTGGCAAGCAGAAGGAGAAGAAGGAGGCCCACCAGCCCAATGCAaattgaggggggagggattgcATTGAAGGCAATGATACCATTGCAGCGCCAAGGTGGGTAGAGGCAGGCAATCAGGTGGCAATCAGGACTGGTAGGGGAAtggtggggtggaggaagggcTCCATTCCGCTCCCCTCCTTCCATCCCCAGCGGTAATAGCCAGGCAGCTGCAACACCAGCAGCaggctcttcctcctccagcagcagcaggaacaggaagtcGCTCCTGTATAGTGAAGAAGGCAGGACATTGCTGaaggagaaaggatggtctcagaATTAAGTCGGCTGAATCCTGCCCTGGATGATTGGATTCTAccgctgtctcttccacagagtTTCTGTGTGATGGTGGGCAAGCCActgaaaccaaaaacaaaaattgtgcGCTCCTCATTGTTTGGTATGATTCGCAAAAGTGTTGAGCATTTACCTCTGCAGTGGAAACCCATGGGAGCTGtgttttgaacatataaagtgttctctaatgctaagtactctgaaaaatcaggtcataggtgtctcaaattggtcACCCAAAAGTAGGTGGATACTTTTGTCCTCCATTTCTCTGCTCCTCATTTCCCTAGCTGTAGAAAGGGGATATTTCCACCTTCCTCACCTCACAAGGctgttgtgaaaataaaatcattaatatttgtgacgTATTCAGATGATATAGTAATGGGTGCCATAGAAAagcatgaggaaattaataattctgtcttgaGTAGGGTTTGAACAGTGCAGTAAATAGACTCTGGGGCCACACTTTGAacaacaaggagaaaacaaaatatggaaTAGCTGATCATTAAGTGAacactgtccattctgtgcactgaatgaagcaggcaTCCTGTGGAAAAATCAGCATATgaacatgtaattaaagactaacaATGCATACTCACATGGGGGTCGATTTAAggttaattctggcatttcctaatttttgagtgcttgactttccaaccctaataatgttcttttaatgtagtttttgtgtgtgattgTAGATTTATGTTGTTCTACAGTGTACTGGAAAAGCTCACTGTCGCACTGGGGGATTGGTAGAGTGTAGTGACCAGCACTAAAGGACTCTACAAGATATACACAGTGCACGTTCCAAATGTTGCCACTTACATAAGGTCATTGTATAAACAATATGCAAATCAGTACTGCCTTATAATAATGTGTTCTTGGTCATGTTTGGCAAAAATGAACTATACCAGGTGTATGTAATTTCAGTCTAATAAAGTTAGCTGAATTTCAAGGCACAGGACCAGCTAGAGTAGACATTTGTAGGGGTTCTGAGGCATGCATATTAAGAGGAAAACTCATAATATGAATTTTCTGGGGggggctggtttttttttttttaaaggcttgatGCTATCCTCACTGATGTTTGTAGCAAAACTGCCATCAAATTAAAGATCTGGCTCTAATAGTTCAAATGTCTTTTCATATCATTTAATGCTGATCATGCAAACACACAttatgagtagtcccatggatctcaatgggattattcacatggGTAAAGTtgcatgtactttgtgtttacaGGATTGAAgcctgagggtgaaatcctggccccactgaaatcaatgggagttttgccattgacatcaatgagtcTAGGATTTCACAGTTAATTTGTAGTTTTCTGCCTGCTTTCAGCAATACTTCAGATTCTAAAAACATAGACACTTTTAAAGTTGTGTAGTTATTCTCTGCAATTTTGGTAAACTAATTTGAAGATAAAATTAAAGCCCTAGGATTCTAACACAATCATTAAGATAGACAGAAACTGAACAGAGATGCATATCTGTGGCAACAATTTTAGTAACATGCCCAGTAGTTCAATAATGAATTTCATTCAGTAGCACTAGAAGATAGGTATTTCAAGTCCTAAATCTTAGTAAACAAACTTTAAATTCTTTCCTTAAATAGAAAATAGTGATACAAAACATTTACCTAGACTTTTACAGAAATATAAATGtaaaggggaagggaaaaagaAGACAAACAACTTGATATTTTACTGTaatttcacacagaaaaatgtaaGTTGAAAGCCAGAATAACGAATAAAACGTGCAACCTTTTGCATcatacaaaaaatgaaaatattttaacagaaatTATGTTGTTTTAACAATGCCTGTATTATTCATTTTTCACATTTGAAACTAAATTCACTTTCTAGAAAATAGGTAGCTTTCTAATTTTGATTATGGTAGCAAAATAAACAGTAATGCGTGGAAATCAGTTTGCTATATCATTTATAAAATAAAGGTAATATTTTGTTGTAAATTTTTTTACATTTACGAAAAATGCTTTTAATGAAATAGGAGGTTTTGGTACTATCATCCTAAATGGGTACAACATTAAAAGTATGGAAAATCAGTGGTTGATCAAAATGAAAACAGTAACCCATAAAAACTTTGTAAACACCCATCATTTACGCACAATATAAAAAAATTAGCATAACCATCCTATGGATTACTTTGTTGCTATGTCCATTATTTTATCTACTATTTATTTGCATTGATATCCAAAATTGCTTTTATTGCTCAAATATGTATTTGTATATACTAAAGTACAGCTTAATTTGAATCTTTCTTACCATAAACATATACCgacagtaaattaaaaaagaaacatttatttacaaaataatGATGTATACATATTACACAAATTCTATTATATCAAAgtctatgtatatatttttacaatatttgtaGCAACCAATTATTTGCATTGGTTTACCAAAGTGCAAACTGTAATGTTGCAAAGGCAGGTTATAATTTGGGATTATgatattcatattttttttttcctccactgcCTTTTGTCTTACTGCAGTGCATTCTCTCTGAGGATATCACTAGGTCAAGAAAATGATTcacctttaaatttaaaaaatacctaTTTCATATGAATGTGGAATATTACTGTACCTGAGGAGAGGGGGAATTCATTATTGTACTGTGTTCTTTCAGCTTGAtaactgcttttatttttattcagcctACTGTGATAGCACCATTGATATTGATTACTAACAGACTAATCATAAAAGGAATGGAAACATTATGCATACACTATGCCATCCCAAATTTCTGAATTTATCTGTTTTTGTGGAATTTCATCTTATCAATTTTGTATTTCTGCACTAAAAATTCAAGTGTTTAAGGACAATTCAGATGGTGGTATTGTGACAATCCTAAATGTaccagtatatattttttaaatacaatactAAATGAAGCTGTGATGAAATTCGTTCTTTGGAGGACAAGGAGGTTGCTTTTGTCTACTTGTATATGTTGAAACCTGTATATGATTTTGGTATCTGAATAACTGAAAACTGATTCCCTTATAGTATAAGAAATTCATTGAGAAATCCGGTGATTTTGATTGTAGCTTATCTTTTTCACTGGTTTAAAAACCAGCCATTGCATATATTGTCTTTTAGTTCACATTCTGTAGCTTGTGTTGTACTGAATATTTACCATACAGTACCCTTTTGTATAGCCTTTTGGATGTAGGCTATAGCCTATCGTACATAAATTCAGTTTGCAAAACTGCAGAGGGGACAGAACTTTTTTTGGTAGATTCCATGTTTTATGAAGTAATGGATCTAGCAAAGAGCTCATGAGCACCCACAACGATCTACTACCATGGCTGGTATCTTTCCATATATTATTTGTTCTTTTCCATTGAAATACAGCATGTTTATTGGCGACATCTTGGTAGGTGTGCAGCAGGGGCCTGCTGAACCTCTAGGGTTTGCTTGGTGGACAAGATGAGTGTGTGGATATTTCTGTAAAAATACAAATTCACATTCTCCAGAGCAGTAATTGGCTTTGTATCTCTTGGGCGCAATAATCCAGTCCCATCCAAAAGCTTCAAAATCCACAGTCAGTGGGTAGCGACAGCATCGGGATTCTGTTGAGTGTTCATCACAGTCAAGGCCAAAATCCCTACGGGATCTTTTTGGTGTGTCTGTAACCCTGACCTCTAAAAATGGATTCTGtgtggggaaaggaaaaaaattggaaatatTATTAATACATGAAGAATTTAACATTTATGGGGACAGATTGAGACATGAAAAATATGCAACGTCTCAGACATGCAGATTGTTTTAAGCTAatattttcaaataatatttGTAAAAGTTTCTGGAATGCTCTGATCCTGTGACAGTGGTGTGTTGTTTTCTTTTAAGGTAACTATGTCCTCTTCTAGGTGTCCCTGGGTACACTTCATCCACTTACAAGGTTTATCCTTCTTTTTCATACTAAGAAACAGGATTTCCCCACTATTCAGTAGCTACCATTCCTGAGCATCTTTTTCTGAAATCAACATTATCATCCCAAATAGCTGATAGGAGGGGCTTTGATGAGTGTTATGGACTTTGGGCCAAAAGCTCCCTCCATCTACGTGACATAGAAGAATGCAAAAGAgcatgcattcacacacacaaaaggagctcCAAAAATTGCCGAAGGGAAAACATGTAGGCTAACATTCTGGTCTCCCCCTTCCTGAAGAGTTTGCAGATGTCCCTGCACATAAAGTGTGCAGCTGAGGCTCAGCAGGCATTGAGAAGGGCCTCCGATTTAGCCAGAGGAGGGAAGAAGTTGAAGCAGTTGATGCTACCCTGCCTAACTGGTGAAAATACTATTGGAAGTGGTGGGGGGAAACGAATACTGCTTCTAGCAATCCTACTCCTGTATTTCTACTCCATACCTTTCACCTCTCTCAGAGGGGCTGAAACTATGCACGGGTTTTGCAAGAGAAGCTCCTGAGAGAGTCATACAGCCAAGGAAGCTCAGAGTGGCACAGAGGGCCAGCACGTTTGTGGATGACCCATGATCCACACTTTTGGGAAAGGAATTCCATGCAGACCCTGGGACTCCATAGTTATCAAGACCACCTCTCTTATCCCAGGCATGCAGATCAAACCCCTCTGCTGAGGAAAGAAGATGATTGCAACATAATCATGAGTGGAAAGAAACTGAGAGCTTTTTTTCCACCTCTGTGACTTTCTGCAGAAGGGGATGATTTCATGCATTCTTGATACAGTCAGTACTTGATATTTGTATGCATGATTGTGTTTGAAGCACTAGAGGAGACAACTGGCCTATTCCAACTGAGTAGGAAtaggagaatatttttttctgttggatttttaatcaaactttcacaatacattttttctttaaactaaTATGACTGTATTACATTGctaagaaaatatataaaaatcaaaTGTATAAGTATTTAGATTTATCCAAGCACATTATGCATTATAGTGAAAGAGGGAAATAATATTCTTACAGGATTTTGTTTAAAAGTATAAATTTACTGATAAGTAGgactctaccaaattcacggttcattttggtaaatttcacggtCATGCCGTTtaaaaaatcttgaatttcatgCTTACGGATATTTAAATCTTGAATTTCACTGTGTTGTCACAAATCAtgattatgtatttaaaaatataaacatgtgacgcccttctcaaactggggatcacaACCCCAAAGGGGGCTGCAAGGCTATTGTGGGGGGTCGCAGTAgtaccaccctcacttctgtgctggcttcacagctgggtggctggaaagcggcggctgctggctgagagcccagctctgaaagcagtgccaCCACTGCAACAGCACAGAAAGGAGGGTGGCATGGGGTGGTATTGCCGCccttacttctccgctgctgctggtggcggcgcagcagggtggcagtaccataccatgccaccctcacttctgcggaGCTTGTGacagtgctgtcttcagagctgtgcTTCTGACCAatagccactgctctctggccgcTCAGCTTTGAAGGAAGTGCAGAAGTACGAGTGGCAATACCACGAGCCCCCTACAATAGCTAAATTTctcaggggagaccagatttcacagtctgacacatttttcacacctgtgaatttgatagggtgCTAGTGATAAGTATTGCTTTATTGATGTAGATAATAGGTTCAGAAATATACTTGAGCAGATTGTAGGCAATTATTGCTTTTCAAAGATTGTTAACAATGAAGGAAATGCTTTACCATTTTTGTTTAACTGCAACACtttcaaatttattttgtttatttagatttccaacaaaaagaaaaaagatgccTATTTTGGGTTCTTGACTGCTTTGACGTAATTTTGAAAATAATATGGCATAAAAAGTACTACATTTTCAGAACTGTAATTTTAGAAGAGTGAGTTGTATAATCAAATACAGTATTGTCAATTAGCCTTGTACTTTGTCATAAACATAAAGCAAATTGTGCCATTGATGTTTAAGCAGAATCTCTTGACTTACTCAAACACTTAAAAATTGATGGCATGATATGTTCCATCATTACATAAAGATATCCTTAATTCAAGACTCATTGTGAGGTGGTCTTTTGTCTCCTTTCTGTGCATGCATAATTCCCATTATAGTTAACAGCAAATACATGTATTCGGAGAGAGAAGAAGCTCCCTTTTATTTTGAATGCAAGAACTTGGTCAGCAGTACAAGATTTGAGGCACCTTATTCTCAAGTGCAGGAACCCAGGAGCCCTCATTTTTTACTATATGTTAAAAATATCTTTTCATTAAGCAGCATTTTaatatcttttcttttctttactccTGGATTTGATAACAAAtattttgcccttttctagtaCCTTCCATTGAAtatcaaagccctttacaaacaagGTAATGAAGTCTCCCAGCATCCCTTTGAGTTAGGTAAAGTAgtattacctccattttacagatgggaaaactgaggcacagggagattaagtgatttgcgcAAGGTCAGAGAGCAAGTTTGTTGCAGAACTGGGCATACAGAACCCTTCTCTTAACCCCCACTCCTATATTTTAACCCCTAGGCAATGCTTCCAATTCCTCTCAATATAACATAAAACATGCTTTCCAATTCCAACTTTTGTAAACAGGTCTATAAAATAAGAAAAGTCTCTGTGGGATTTTTCCAGTAGAACTTACCAGTCCATCTTCACCTGGTCCTGGGAAAGTTACAGCAAGATCTCGTCCATTCTCATCAAAAGCTTTGATTTCAATGCCTAAGTTGGATTCGGGTTGTTTGAGCCAATTTTGTAACACTGTCTTTACATCAATACTCTGCCAAATACCAGTGCCTGGGTTCATGTCAAGTTTCAAAGATCGAATTCCAGTATATCTTGTACCGTCTTTCATGGGTCTGATGAGTCTCAGGATCTGCACGAATACTGTTGTAGGTTTCTGGACTTGCCTCAAGTAAATCCACAACTGGGCCTTTACTACTTTATTATATTGTATTTTAGAGCTAAACTTAAAGAAGCAGCATTTTGGTTTCCCCTCCATTTGCACAAGAAAATCAGCTATAAATGAATGGAAAGAATAGATTACTGACCTAGGCGCAGAAAGGAATGTGCATAAACAAATCAGAAAAAATATCCAACCTGCATAGTATATCTTATATCTTATCACTGGAATATTGGTTGCAAAGTGGCATGTAACTTAATTCATTATAAAATAAACTCTGGACTCTGGATTTTGTGGGTTTTGTACTGTATGGCATTATTTAACTGAAATTAACAGACTCATTGTGCCTCAAATTTTTAAGCCATCTAGAAGtaatacagtaaaacctcagagttaagaataccagagttacaaactgactggtcaactacgcacctcatttggaactggaagtatacaATCAGGCAACAGAGAccacaaaaaagcaaatatagtatagtactgtgttaaatgtaaactactaaaaaaataaagggaaagtttaaaaaaaagatttgacaaggtaaggaaactgtttccatgcttgtttcatttaaattaagatggtttaaagcagcatttttcttctgcatagtaaagtttcaaagctgtattaagacagtgttcagttgtaaacttttgaaagaaccaccataacgttttgtcagcgttacaaacaacttccattcccgaggtgttcataactctgaggttctactgcatatTATCACAAGGAATTGATGGTCATTTTCTGAACAACCATGTTTTAAGCTAGATTTACCATTTTCCAACTAAATCTAGTAGGATCTTTATGCTATGTAAGCTGTTTACTTTGATTTCTTTAGCTAAGGGGTGAGCacatgctgaaattaaaaaatgatGGGGAATATTGAGATAGAAAAAGGCTGCAGGGGAACATTTCCTTAGAATTCTCTGGGAATCTGAATCCTTATACTAACTGAGCAGCTGTACCAGTCAGTCTGGGACAGGAACACTTCCTTCAGCCAAAAATTACCTGCGGACTGAACACAGTGTACAGGCTACTCTGCTTAAGAATGACTAACTATTAACACCTTTCTGGCATTCAACTCCTGCAGTATCTTTACAAACACACATTGAACAGCAAACCTGTACTTTTTAACTAGACACTTCTGTGATGTTAT comes from the Emys orbicularis isolate rEmyOrb1 chromosome 11, rEmyOrb1.hap1, whole genome shotgun sequence genome and includes:
- the MSTN gene encoding growth/differentiation factor 8; translation: MQKLQICVYIYLFMLIIFGPVALNDSSQPKENGEKDELCIACTWRQNTKSSRIEAIKIQILSKLRLEQAPNISRDTIKQLLPKAPPLQELIDQYDVQRDDSSDGSLEDDDYHATTETIITMPTESDFLVQMEGKPKCCFFKFSSKIQYNKVVKAQLWIYLRQVQKPTTVFVQILRLIRPMKDGTRYTGIRSLKLDMNPGTGIWQSIDVKTVLQNWLKQPESNLGIEIKAFDENGRDLAVTFPGPGEDGLNPFLEVRVTDTPKRSRRDFGLDCDEHSTESRCCRYPLTVDFEAFGWDWIIAPKRYKANYCSGECEFVFLQKYPHTHLVHQANPRGSAGPCCTPTKMSPINMLYFNGKEQIIYGKIPAMVVDRCGCS